The following coding sequences are from one Candidatus Peregrinibacteria bacterium window:
- the rny gene encoding ribonuclease Y — translation MGTVIYFYIIGALLLGGGAGYFFKNQDIKSKALKVEAENERKIRVTEQKIYEMEKKSNEQERKAEQKAHEILTKAKDEAHEKTQEIEKQTLRLEQKEEVLTEKVKEVERQKEMYISREASLKEREVKLNEILENEQKELEKIASLTKEAAKEMMFEKIEKTAAEDLINRMKRAEDRIKDEVEGKSREAIIQSIQRLASDVTNEATVTPVSLPSDDYKGRIIGKEGRNIQALERLTGCDFIIDDTPNTVIISGFDLMRRYIAKRTLEKLVEDGRINPARAEEMIEKATNEVDKMVQEFGDQAIYETGVSGIPPEIIKILGRLRFRTSYGQNVLKHSIEVAFLAESLANLLGADAELCKAAGLLHDLGKTVSQEIGGKHAVLTGEIGRKYGVDEKIIATAEAHHEDFPIDTIEKAIILVADAISASRPGARRETAEKFVQRMKDIEAVAGSFKGVNKCYAIQAGREFRIFVDPEEMSDLEAKKLSWNVARKLEADVQFPGEIKVTVFRETRAIEVAK, via the coding sequence ACAGAACAAAAAATATACGAAATGGAAAAAAAATCGAATGAGCAGGAACGAAAAGCAGAACAAAAGGCGCATGAAATTCTCACAAAGGCAAAAGACGAAGCTCACGAGAAAACGCAAGAGATTGAAAAACAAACCTTGCGACTCGAACAAAAAGAGGAAGTTCTTACAGAAAAAGTGAAAGAGGTGGAACGTCAAAAAGAAATGTATATTTCTCGTGAAGCTTCTCTGAAAGAGCGAGAAGTGAAGCTGAATGAAATTTTAGAAAATGAGCAGAAGGAGCTCGAGAAAATTGCGAGTTTAACAAAGGAAGCGGCAAAAGAAATGATGTTTGAAAAAATTGAAAAGACCGCCGCAGAGGATCTCATAAATCGCATGAAACGAGCAGAGGATCGAATAAAAGACGAAGTTGAAGGGAAATCCCGTGAAGCAATTATCCAGAGCATTCAGAGGCTTGCTTCTGATGTTACAAATGAAGCAACCGTTACGCCTGTATCACTCCCGAGTGATGATTACAAGGGTCGTATTATCGGAAAGGAAGGGCGAAATATTCAGGCTCTTGAGAGGCTTACTGGGTGCGATTTCATCATCGATGACACTCCAAATACTGTTATTATTTCTGGCTTTGATCTCATGCGAAGATATATTGCCAAAAGAACTTTGGAAAAACTCGTTGAAGATGGACGAATTAACCCGGCACGGGCCGAAGAAATGATAGAAAAGGCTACGAATGAAGTGGATAAAATGGTACAGGAGTTTGGAGATCAAGCAATATATGAAACTGGGGTATCGGGAATTCCTCCAGAAATTATCAAAATTCTCGGAAGACTCCGATTCCGAACGTCATACGGACAAAACGTTTTGAAGCATTCTATTGAAGTTGCATTTTTGGCAGAATCTCTTGCAAATCTCTTAGGAGCAGATGCTGAGCTCTGTAAAGCAGCAGGGCTTCTCCATGACCTCGGAAAGACGGTAAGCCAAGAAATTGGAGGAAAACACGCAGTGCTCACTGGAGAAATTGGCAGAAAATATGGAGTCGATGAAAAGATTATCGCCACTGCAGAAGCTCATCACGAAGATTTCCCGATTGACACAATAGAAAAAGCAATTATTCTCGTAGCGGATGCCATTTCTGCATCAAGGCCAGGAGCGAGAAGAGAAACCGCTGAAAAATTTGTACAGCGCATGAAGGATATTGAAGCCGTGGCTGGATCATTCAAAGGAGTGAATAAATGCTATGCAATCCAAGCGGGAAGAGAGTTCCGAATCTTTGTAGATCCGGAAGAAATGAGTGATTTAGAAGCCAAAAAACTTTCTTGGAACGTCGCGAGAAAACTCGAAGCTGACGTGCAATTTCCTGGAGAGATCAAAGTTACGGTGTTTCGGGAAACAAGAGCGATAGAAGTAGCGAAGTAA
- the mgtA gene encoding magnesium-translocating P-type ATPase, protein MPNVFTQKTIIECSQEEVSSVLRNLNGHVDGLSDGESKKRIQEFGPNTIVEKKELNVILEFLSHFTDPLVLILIVAAGFSVLLGEKSDAIIISGIILFGVILDFSQEYSADQALKKLTESVKTTATVIRNGVHKEVKIAEIAVGDIVFLSSGDMIPADARIIESKDFFVNQSVITGESFPCEKTPEKIEAKSTSLDTLHNIVFSGTNVVSGSAKAIVLHTGANTEFGKIAVKLARAPEKSEFEIGINHFGIFILKLTFILVIFIFFFNSIVKHDYFQSFMFAIAIAVGVTPELLPMIMSITMTAGSRKMAKKGVIVKKLSAIPNFGSMNILCTDKTGTLTENKIHLVKYTNFLGEDDESVFLFAYVNSSFQTGIKNPMDEAVISFKKTKISHYTKIDEIPYDFFRKRMSVIVRDGNDQSLITKGAPEEMFKICTWCLHHSKSVEFSGKIRDDAMKVYHAFSADGYRVLALARKKVEGDRIFTKNDETEMELMGYIAFLDPPKKDIKSVINELSDLGVEVKIITGDNELVTQKICSEVGLEVKGVLLGSNISEYTDSALLVKAQNTTIFARFSPADKSRIIRLLKGGNNIVGYMGDGINDAPSLKSADVGISVDTAVDVAKESADLVLTKKSLHNLRDGIIEGRKTFGNTMKYVMMALSSNFGNMFSAAVAIIFLPFLPMLPIQILLNNLIYDFSQITIPIDNVDSEWIQKPRRWNLAFIKKFMYVFGPISSMFDLITFGVLFFALNASASVFQTGWFMESLATQTLVIHIIRTKGIPFLQSTANVWVIVSSLVCLAIGWILPYTSVGAYFRFEPLSLRILGSLVLIVITYLLVVQVAKGMFYRKYDF, encoded by the coding sequence ATGCCAAACGTATTCACTCAAAAAACTATTATCGAATGTTCACAAGAGGAAGTTTCATCGGTACTCAGGAATTTGAATGGGCATGTAGATGGGCTTTCTGATGGAGAATCTAAAAAGCGAATCCAAGAATTTGGACCAAATACTATCGTCGAAAAAAAAGAACTCAATGTCATTTTAGAATTTCTCTCTCATTTTACTGATCCCCTTGTTCTCATTCTCATAGTTGCTGCTGGGTTTTCGGTTCTTCTTGGAGAAAAATCCGATGCGATCATTATTTCCGGGATCATCCTTTTTGGAGTGATTCTGGATTTTTCTCAGGAATATTCTGCAGACCAAGCGCTAAAAAAACTTACAGAATCTGTAAAAACCACCGCAACAGTAATTCGAAACGGAGTTCATAAAGAGGTCAAGATCGCCGAGATTGCTGTTGGAGATATCGTTTTCCTGAGTTCCGGGGATATGATTCCGGCGGATGCACGTATTATTGAATCCAAAGATTTCTTCGTGAATCAATCGGTTATCACCGGAGAGTCATTTCCTTGCGAAAAAACTCCCGAAAAAATCGAAGCAAAAAGCACATCACTTGATACGCTCCATAATATCGTTTTTTCCGGGACAAATGTCGTGAGTGGTTCAGCAAAAGCCATTGTTCTTCACACTGGAGCAAATACCGAATTCGGAAAAATTGCAGTGAAACTTGCCCGTGCGCCTGAAAAAAGCGAGTTTGAAATCGGAATAAATCATTTTGGAATTTTTATTCTCAAACTTACATTTATTCTCGTTATTTTCATTTTTTTCTTCAATTCTATTGTAAAACACGACTATTTTCAGTCGTTCATGTTTGCAATTGCCATCGCGGTGGGAGTAACTCCTGAGCTCCTTCCGATGATTATGTCGATCACAATGACCGCAGGGTCGAGAAAAATGGCAAAAAAAGGCGTTATCGTTAAAAAACTTTCTGCTATCCCTAATTTTGGAAGTATGAATATTTTGTGTACCGATAAAACCGGAACACTTACTGAAAATAAAATTCATCTCGTGAAATACACAAATTTTCTCGGAGAAGATGATGAATCGGTCTTCCTTTTCGCTTACGTCAACAGTTCTTTCCAAACGGGAATTAAAAACCCCATGGATGAAGCGGTTATCAGTTTTAAAAAAACAAAGATTTCTCACTATACCAAAATAGATGAAATTCCTTATGATTTTTTTCGAAAACGAATGAGCGTTATTGTTCGCGATGGAAATGATCAGTCTTTAATTACCAAAGGCGCCCCTGAAGAAATGTTCAAAATTTGCACTTGGTGCCTTCACCATTCCAAAAGCGTTGAATTTTCTGGAAAAATTCGAGATGACGCCATGAAGGTGTATCACGCCTTTAGTGCCGACGGATATCGTGTTCTTGCTCTTGCTCGGAAAAAAGTAGAGGGGGATCGCATTTTCACGAAGAATGATGAAACGGAAATGGAACTCATGGGATATATTGCTTTTCTTGATCCTCCCAAAAAAGATATAAAAAGTGTCATCAATGAACTCAGTGATCTTGGGGTAGAGGTAAAAATTATTACCGGAGACAATGAGCTCGTGACTCAGAAAATTTGTAGTGAAGTAGGACTTGAGGTGAAAGGAGTTCTCCTCGGAAGTAATATCAGTGAGTACACCGACAGTGCACTCCTCGTGAAGGCACAAAATACCACCATTTTTGCGAGATTCTCTCCGGCCGATAAGAGCAGGATTATTCGTCTTCTTAAGGGCGGGAACAACATTGTCGGATACATGGGCGACGGAATTAATGATGCTCCGTCACTCAAAAGCGCTGACGTGGGAATATCGGTCGATACTGCAGTGGACGTTGCTAAGGAATCCGCTGATCTCGTTCTCACGAAGAAAAGTTTACATAATTTAAGAGACGGTATTATTGAAGGAAGAAAAACATTTGGAAACACGATGAAGTACGTCATGATGGCTCTCAGCTCGAATTTTGGAAATATGTTCAGTGCCGCAGTGGCGATCATATTTCTTCCGTTTCTTCCAATGCTTCCAATACAGATTCTCCTCAATAATCTCATCTATGATTTTTCACAAATTACCATCCCGATCGATAATGTCGATTCTGAATGGATTCAGAAGCCGAGGAGGTGGAATCTCGCCTTCATCAAGAAATTTATGTACGTATTTGGACCAATCAGTTCGATGTTTGATCTTATTACCTTTGGAGTTTTATTTTTCGCACTGAATGCTTCCGCCTCGGTTTTTCAAACGGGATGGTTTATGGAATCACTCGCAACTCAAACATTGGTGATTCATATTATTCGTACAAAAGGAATTCCATTTTTGCAAAGTACGGCGAATGTTTGGGTAATAGTGAGCAGTCTCGTGTGTCTCGCGATTGGTTGGATACTTCCCTATACATCGGTCGGAGCATATTTCCGTTTTGAGCCGCTCTCCCTCCGGATTCTTGGATCACTTGTTCTCATCGTGATCACGTACCTTCTCGTTGTTCAAGTGGCAAAGGGAATGTTTTATCGGAAATATGATTTTTAG
- the murB gene encoding UDP-N-acetylmuramate dehydrogenase, translating to MQIQKNIPLTIYATFHIGGNADYFCEIFTKEDLKEAISFAKEKKLKTFFLGGGSNILFSDKGFRGIVLKMKNKAMEMRGENILAEAGVLISEMVRFAKKNGKDLSGFLALPGTWGGAVTGNAGIPSWEAKDTLISAEIFDIEKGDFFTVDKNWFEYEYRNSKLHKMKEKKYIVWSAEQSAPDGDPDEIQKKCNEILKMRKEKQPAGFSGGSFFKNLPESEKFPFPKNKAGWMLDQIGAKGEKIGDALVPELHANFLQNSGKATQKDVLELARKLAKKVEEKFGVRLEPEVKMYDEFGGKIELAS from the coding sequence ATGCAAATCCAAAAAAATATTCCACTAACAATTTATGCTACCTTCCACATCGGTGGAAATGCTGATTATTTCTGCGAAATTTTCACAAAAGAAGACTTGAAGGAGGCAATTTCATTCGCTAAAGAAAAAAAATTGAAAACCTTTTTCCTCGGCGGCGGTTCGAATATTCTCTTTTCGGATAAAGGATTTCGCGGAATCGTTCTCAAAATGAAAAATAAAGCGATGGAAATGCGCGGAGAAAATATCTTGGCAGAAGCTGGCGTGCTCATTTCCGAAATGGTGCGATTTGCAAAAAAGAATGGAAAAGATCTTTCTGGATTTTTGGCACTCCCGGGAACTTGGGGTGGCGCGGTTACGGGAAATGCTGGCATTCCCAGTTGGGAAGCGAAAGACACACTTATTTCTGCTGAAATTTTTGATATTGAAAAAGGAGATTTCTTCACTGTCGACAAAAATTGGTTTGAATATGAATACCGAAATTCCAAACTTCATAAAATGAAAGAGAAAAAATATATTGTTTGGAGCGCAGAGCAAAGTGCTCCAGATGGAGATCCTGATGAAATTCAGAAAAAATGTAATGAAATTCTCAAAATGCGAAAAGAAAAACAACCAGCGGGATTTTCTGGCGGTTCATTTTTCAAAAATCTTCCAGAATCAGAAAAATTTCCTTTCCCCAAAAATAAAGCAGGATGGATGCTCGATCAAATTGGCGCGAAAGGAGAAAAAATTGGCGATGCGCTTGTTCCAGAACTCCATGCAAATTTTCTCCAAAATTCGGGAAAAGCGACGCAAAAAGATGTCTTGGAGCTGGCTCGAAAACTGGCAAAAAAGGTGGAAGAGAAATTTGGAGTACGACTCGAACCGGAAGTGAAGATGTATGATGAGTTTGGCGGAAAAATAGAGCTCGCATCATAA
- a CDS encoding DUF4173 domain-containing protein: protein MNDKKEALHSIGLFSLVIAVSGSFLVLPFSKDIGLSFFLWSLCIFLGNILILWKTFHKLQINFVSIVLILSYLFLSSSFVINTQNHFPSIFFLVILLPILNIHLLLDAFWNNSIFQYFSFALHYVERKFVGVFEFFNELFVFHKEKGHFSQFSEKFREYRKIGFLFLIFGIPVITVVVRLLKSANAEFSLWIEKIFSFVTISDLWIHRGIFILVAFVYFLTEIYFLKSAIHKTSNVLPKGEITMTTSLHKTWIGVMSITIIILNVFLILFVVAELKYDFGNISELIEKKGYDSYSELAVSRFWELIFVSIINLGLVSVAMKSFWVWNENLAGKRPHALRFFFGNIFFFFLNTLFLILSSHQRLSLYESGYGFTFKRLLSHSFLPVLTLLSILIFSGFLTKKYRQLFHISFGVVILFFSAFYSLPTDYIVNKINFHLATKQKIALYDPLYTVPQSGNDVSSNDGFLVAIDVLNSKTLANAEQKNTIAIRLKQFEKENRNISWRETNFLKFLILEKLRTIDLNQFFTENQPENPG, encoded by the coding sequence ATGAATGATAAAAAAGAAGCGCTCCATTCCATAGGCCTTTTCTCTCTCGTTATTGCAGTTTCAGGATCGTTTTTGGTGCTTCCCTTTTCAAAAGACATTGGACTCAGTTTTTTCCTTTGGAGCCTTTGTATATTTCTTGGAAACATCCTTATTCTGTGGAAGACATTTCACAAACTCCAAATAAATTTCGTGAGCATTGTTCTCATTCTCTCCTATTTATTTCTCAGCAGCAGTTTTGTAATAAACACTCAGAATCATTTTCCATCAATTTTCTTTCTCGTTATTCTGCTGCCAATTCTCAACATTCATCTTCTCTTGGATGCTTTTTGGAATAACTCCATTTTTCAGTACTTTTCATTTGCACTCCACTACGTTGAAAGAAAATTTGTAGGAGTGTTTGAATTTTTTAACGAACTTTTTGTTTTCCATAAAGAAAAAGGGCATTTTTCTCAATTTTCAGAAAAATTCAGAGAATATAGAAAAATTGGATTTTTGTTTCTCATCTTCGGTATTCCCGTTATTACTGTCGTCGTAAGGCTCTTAAAAAGTGCCAACGCAGAGTTTTCCCTATGGATAGAAAAAATATTCTCTTTCGTGACTATTTCTGATCTTTGGATTCACCGCGGAATTTTCATTCTTGTTGCCTTTGTTTACTTTCTCACGGAAATATATTTTCTGAAGAGTGCCATTCACAAAACATCAAATGTTCTGCCGAAAGGAGAAATTACGATGACAACAAGCCTTCACAAAACTTGGATTGGCGTTATGAGCATTACCATCATTATTCTCAATGTATTTTTGATATTATTTGTTGTTGCTGAACTCAAATATGATTTTGGAAATATTTCTGAACTTATCGAAAAGAAGGGATATGATTCGTATTCTGAACTCGCTGTTTCGCGATTTTGGGAGCTCATTTTTGTGAGCATAATCAATTTGGGGCTTGTCTCTGTTGCGATGAAATCATTTTGGGTATGGAATGAAAATCTCGCAGGGAAACGTCCCCATGCTTTGAGATTTTTCTTTGGGAATATATTTTTCTTTTTTCTGAATACTCTCTTTTTGATTCTCTCATCACATCAAAGACTTTCGCTGTATGAAAGTGGGTATGGATTTACCTTCAAAAGGCTCCTTTCCCATTCTTTTCTCCCAGTTCTTACCCTTTTAAGCATATTGATTTTTTCTGGATTTTTGACAAAAAAGTATCGTCAGCTTTTTCATATATCTTTTGGAGTCGTCATTTTATTTTTCTCCGCATTTTATAGCCTCCCAACCGATTATATTGTGAACAAAATCAATTTTCATCTCGCCACAAAACAAAAAATTGCTCTTTATGACCCTTTGTACACTGTTCCCCAGAGTGGAAATGATGTCTCCAGTAATGATGGATTCCTCGTCGCCATTGACGTTTTGAATTCAAAAACACTTGCAAATGCAGAACAGAAAAATACCATCGCCATTCGGCTCAAGCAGTTTGAAAAAGAGAATAGAAATATTTCGTGGAGAGAAACAAACTTTCTAAAATTCCTCATTTTAGAAAAATTAAGAACCATAGATCTCAACCAATTTTTCACTGAGAATCAGCCGGAAAATCCGGGATAA
- the rsmF gene encoding 16S rRNA (cytosine(1407)-C(5))-methyltransferase RsmF yields MSQKKTLPKSFLEKMKDLIPKREFSDFENACLRPLRKSIRVNTLKISVPDFLKRAKKKNWTLECVPWCKEGFWIDRPEDEKKSVPLGKTGDHALGLFYIQEASSMLPPEALFSHTDNLQLTTDNFFVLDMAAAPGSKTTQISAKMGNRNLVIANEFSASRMKALFSNLERCGVQNSALLHYDGEKFGELLPERFDAILLDAPCTGEGTIRKDSDALKNWNERKIGIAKGVQKKLILSAFEALKVGGTLVYSTCTLNREENEGVCYFLKEKFPDAVEFISLQNLFPEAKKSITKEGFLRILPHIFDTEGFFVTKIRKIKSVGTTLVVARNKRAGARPAPTKIGNFPFHPISNKNFDLVQKYYSNNYEWKIPFEKSRLYERNREIWLFPSGIQNFIGKIRFDRIGIKMCEIHEKGIRLTHEMAMVFGAEFSGNVVELSAEEASEYYAGKNILVETRHCLVSTESSEILLRFDGFPLGLGKIQSGRIKNSLPRGVVREGIQF; encoded by the coding sequence ATGAGCCAAAAAAAAACACTTCCAAAATCGTTTCTCGAAAAAATGAAAGATCTCATTCCAAAGCGAGAATTTTCTGATTTTGAAAATGCATGTCTTCGTCCACTTCGAAAAAGCATTCGCGTAAATACGCTCAAAATTTCAGTTCCTGATTTTCTGAAACGAGCCAAGAAAAAAAACTGGACTCTCGAATGTGTTCCTTGGTGCAAAGAAGGATTTTGGATTGATCGTCCGGAAGATGAGAAAAAATCGGTTCCACTTGGAAAAACTGGAGATCATGCGCTCGGGCTTTTTTATATCCAAGAAGCGAGTTCGATGCTGCCTCCAGAAGCACTTTTTTCTCATACTGACAACTTACAACTGACAACTGACAACTTTTTCGTTCTCGATATGGCAGCGGCTCCGGGATCAAAAACGACGCAAATTTCTGCAAAGATGGGAAATAGAAATCTCGTGATAGCAAATGAATTTTCGGCGAGTCGAATGAAGGCACTGTTTTCGAATCTGGAAAGATGCGGCGTTCAGAATTCTGCCCTTCTCCATTACGATGGAGAAAAATTTGGAGAGCTTCTTCCTGAGCGTTTTGATGCAATTTTGCTCGACGCGCCGTGTACGGGCGAAGGCACAATTCGAAAAGATTCGGATGCGCTCAAAAATTGGAACGAGCGAAAAATTGGCATTGCCAAAGGAGTTCAAAAAAAATTGATTCTTTCGGCATTTGAAGCACTGAAAGTTGGAGGAACGCTCGTGTATTCGACGTGCACGCTCAATCGCGAGGAAAATGAAGGAGTATGTTATTTTTTGAAAGAAAAATTTCCGGATGCGGTGGAATTTATTTCTCTGCAAAATTTGTTTCCTGAAGCAAAAAAATCCATTACAAAAGAAGGATTTTTGCGAATTTTGCCACATATCTTTGATACGGAAGGATTTTTTGTGACGAAAATTCGGAAAATAAAATCCGTAGGGACGACCCTTGTGGTCGCCCGAAATAAAAGGGCAGGTGCAAGACCCGCCCCTACAAAAATTGGAAATTTTCCGTTTCATCCAATATCGAATAAAAACTTTGATCTTGTACAAAAATATTATTCAAATAATTATGAGTGGAAAATTCCATTCGAAAAATCTCGACTTTACGAGAGGAATCGTGAAATATGGCTTTTCCCCAGTGGAATTCAAAACTTCATTGGAAAAATTCGATTTGATCGAATCGGAATAAAAATGTGTGAAATTCATGAAAAGGGGATTCGCTTAACGCATGAAATGGCGATGGTGTTTGGAGCAGAATTTTCTGGAAATGTCGTGGAATTGTCGGCTGAAGAAGCATCTGAATATTATGCAGGAAAAAATATTCTGGTAGAGACAAGGCATTGCCTTGTCTCTACGGAATCATCCGAAATTCTGCTTCGATTTGATGGATTTCCATTGGGACTTGGAAAAATTCAGAGTGGCAGAATCAAAAATTCTTTGCCAAGAGGAGTCGTGAGAGAAGGGATTCAGTTTTAG
- a CDS encoding ROK family protein, whose protein sequence is MNTAFLGIDVGGTKIFGVRYTSEWKIDAKKQLPTEPENGKDAVLEKTTEVISSLMTPEVKAIGIAWAGFVNFAEGIVVYAPNIRDFYNVPLTKILHDEFHVPVVIENDGRLFAFAEARNGSGKGMDHILGITFGTGVGSGIIIHGEMYRGYNGFAGEIGHTHWGSQKEKIENHFSGSGMKRPFRERNVSDILEEHFAEWDKKEGIGYDVYEALLEDLSLWLRGLILTFNPQRIILGGGIGRDILSHFSFILQEKVKKSLSDFPVSITVDIVCSEMENSGALGAAIFAKEMGEKF, encoded by the coding sequence ATGAATACGGCATTTCTCGGGATTGACGTGGGAGGAACCAAAATATTTGGAGTACGATATACCTCTGAATGGAAAATAGATGCAAAAAAACAGCTTCCTACAGAGCCAGAAAATGGAAAAGATGCTGTTTTAGAGAAAACTACAGAGGTCATATCTTCTCTCATGACGCCTGAAGTAAAGGCGATTGGGATCGCATGGGCAGGTTTTGTGAATTTTGCAGAAGGGATTGTTGTGTACGCGCCAAATATTCGCGATTTTTATAATGTTCCTCTCACCAAGATCCTTCATGATGAGTTTCACGTTCCCGTAGTAATTGAAAATGACGGACGCCTTTTTGCCTTTGCAGAGGCTCGAAATGGATCTGGAAAGGGAATGGATCATATTCTTGGAATTACGTTTGGGACAGGAGTTGGAAGTGGAATTATCATTCATGGCGAAATGTATCGAGGATATAACGGATTTGCAGGAGAAATTGGACACACTCACTGGGGAAGTCAGAAAGAAAAAATTGAAAATCATTTTTCCGGATCGGGAATGAAAAGGCCATTTCGAGAAAGGAATGTGAGTGATATTCTTGAAGAGCATTTTGCAGAATGGGACAAAAAAGAAGGGATCGGATATGACGTCTATGAAGCTCTCCTCGAAGATCTTTCACTTTGGCTTCGCGGGCTTATTCTCACGTTCAATCCGCAAAGAATTATCTTGGGAGGAGGAATTGGAAGAGATATTCTCTCTCATTTTTCATTTATTCTTCAGGAAAAGGTAAAGAAATCACTTTCGGATTTCCCCGTTTCAATTACGGTTGATATTGTGTGTTCCGAAATGGAAAATAGCGGAGCTCTTGGTGCGGCGATATTCGCAAAGGAAATGGGCGAGAAATTTTAA
- a CDS encoding glycosyltransferase family 4 protein — protein MRILMLGWEFPPFYSGGLGVASKSIAEAIASHGINVTFAIPYFVFDKVRKNDLGNLPFELVSGKLESFTWYSVPTAIKSPYISEDEYATVFEDAGVSSGFHMYGASLFAEIERYAQEMEKFVEGKHFDIIHAHDWITFHAARRIKKRLGIPFIAHVHATEFDRTGNHPNQAIYDMERESLEDAEKIIAVSNYTKGILMAHYGIPGEKIEVVHNGREEIQTSRDRILHREKKTVLFLGRLTLQKGPDWFVKIAEKVLSYRKDVEFIIGGTGDMMGKILNEILQKGLQENVFCLGFLGEEDREYAFASADVYVMPSVSEPFGLSAVEAAQRGIPVILSHQSGAKEVISHSLCADFWDIEKMANHILAVLEYSPLSKMLSEKSGQEVARLSWKEQVKKIIQMYHSFVM, from the coding sequence ATGAGAATTTTAATGCTTGGTTGGGAATTCCCTCCGTTCTATTCAGGGGGTCTTGGAGTCGCTTCCAAATCGATCGCAGAAGCGATTGCATCTCATGGCATAAATGTTACTTTTGCAATCCCCTACTTCGTTTTTGATAAAGTTCGAAAAAATGATCTCGGGAATCTTCCCTTTGAACTTGTTTCTGGAAAACTTGAATCATTTACGTGGTATTCCGTTCCCACCGCAATAAAGTCCCCGTATATTTCTGAGGACGAATACGCCACCGTTTTTGAAGATGCCGGAGTTTCTTCTGGATTTCATATGTACGGAGCAAGCCTTTTTGCGGAGATCGAAAGATATGCTCAGGAAATGGAAAAATTTGTTGAAGGCAAACATTTTGATATCATCCATGCACACGATTGGATTACATTTCATGCTGCTCGAAGAATCAAAAAACGACTCGGAATTCCTTTTATTGCACATGTTCATGCAACAGAATTTGATCGAACGGGAAATCATCCGAATCAAGCTATTTATGACATGGAACGAGAAAGTCTCGAAGATGCTGAGAAAATCATTGCGGTGAGCAACTACACCAAAGGAATTCTCATGGCACATTACGGAATTCCCGGGGAAAAAATCGAAGTTGTTCACAATGGCAGGGAAGAAATTCAAACCTCAAGAGATCGTATTCTCCATCGCGAAAAGAAAACCGTGCTCTTTCTCGGTAGGCTTACTCTCCAGAAAGGACCGGATTGGTTTGTGAAAATTGCAGAAAAAGTGTTGTCATATCGAAAAGATGTAGAGTTTATCATTGGCGGAACTGGCGATATGATGGGAAAAATCCTCAATGAAATTCTCCAGAAAGGGCTACAGGAGAATGTCTTCTGTCTCGGATTTCTTGGAGAGGAAGATCGAGAATATGCCTTTGCTTCAGCGGATGTGTATGTGATGCCATCCGTTTCAGAACCGTTCGGACTTTCTGCCGTGGAAGCGGCTCAGAGAGGGATTCCGGTGATTCTTTCACATCAATCTGGAGCAAAAGAGGTAATTTCTCATTCTCTTTGCGCAGATTTTTGGGACATAGAAAAAATGGCAAACCATATTCTCGCAGTTCTCGAATATTCTCCACTTTCAAAAATGCTTTCCGAAAAATCTGGACAGGAGGTTGCAAGACTTTCCTGGAAAGAGCAGGTGAAAAAGATAATTCAGATGTATCATTCTTTTGTCATGTAA